A genomic window from Candidatus Kouleothrix ribensis includes:
- a CDS encoding DUF4935 domain-containing protein — protein MNVYVETNFVLELVFEQEQHTSCEQILNLCEAGRAHLIVPAYCLAEPHEKLTRQARSRRELQQNLEAELRQLARTPSYATRISSIQDIASLLVQSNEEEKQRFIHFRDRLASIAEIIPLTLDVLRDAATYEAPYDLTPPDALVYTSVIMHLRQNRSSVSCFLNRNSKDFDNPDIVDELNKHNCTMIPRFDHGYGFIQARLQP, from the coding sequence GTGAATGTTTACGTCGAGACCAACTTTGTTCTCGAACTCGTCTTCGAGCAGGAGCAGCACACGAGTTGCGAGCAAATTTTGAATCTTTGCGAAGCAGGAAGAGCACATCTAATCGTACCAGCATATTGTCTCGCTGAACCTCACGAAAAACTCACCCGTCAAGCAAGAAGCCGCCGAGAGCTCCAGCAGAATCTCGAAGCCGAACTACGTCAGTTAGCTCGCACACCGTCATATGCTACACGGATCAGTAGCATACAAGATATCGCTAGTCTGCTGGTACAAAGTAACGAGGAAGAGAAACAGCGATTCATTCACTTTCGCGATCGATTGGCAAGTATAGCCGAGATCATACCACTTACGCTTGATGTCTTAAGAGACGCTGCAACCTACGAAGCGCCATATGACTTAACCCCACCAGATGCGCTTGTGTACACGTCAGTGATCATGCATCTTCGTCAGAACAGATCATCAGTCAGCTGTTTCCTCAATAGAAACTCGAAAGACTTTGACAATCCAGATATTGTCGATGAACTCAACAAGCATAACTGTACAATGATTCCACGGTTCGATCACGGCTACGGCTTTATTCAAGCACGATTACAGCCGTAA
- a CDS encoding SUMF1/EgtB/PvdO family nonheme iron enzyme, translating to MSDAPDLAGQIASLRATLAIASLDPQTRAGLAATLRALEAEQARPAAPVIHAPSAQRDLNIATQQTIHNYGAGAAPDLATLRREYLLGLSGACSRLSLADADSSNPARAAIELASVYTRLEVTSTVPLTKQEQQERLGQQQRQLAAIEALAQQPRLVLLGDPGGGKSTLVNFVGLCLARAALGEHGWLERLGAAWPHGALTPIRVVLREFAAWLAAQPQPPNHGDAALLWDWLEHTTRSAPLVAWLRAEVSGGRALLLLDGLDEVPSDAQGQPLARVRETLLALKAAAGASRVLVTCRVLDYQQPQRQLAGWPGETIIPFSDDLRQEFIGRWYAVLAELGRLPNGDAATLCERLRAEVRARPELRRLAGNPLLLTMMTLLHAYEGRLPDERVRLYEKCIEFLLLRWRPEHGEPALRAQLDLPEWSESDLGRLLDRLGFAAHTRGVSGDGESGADLPYAVLIETARAFFAGYDAERAFGRAETFCRYVSRFGNGVLQKFGPDTYRFPHRTFQEYLAARRLTGDGDWGAGEAEFVERALARAGTGPQWREALLLAASRLVVLHEQIRPAADLAEALLDEHPERTPAWARGATLAGEVLGEVGKERLSRLGVKRAAQWERTQAALVTVLEHQDSAGQALVPTIERVRAGYALAQLGDPRFPVELAQWRGEAYPAGFGGSGYWQALPQGSYPIGGWEHGENAVQLPLPAFWIARFPVTVAQYAPFVAQGYGKEAERWWTPEGWRWKQKEAWKQPWRWDDPRYTTANQPVIGATWYEAMAFCAWLSAQLIDQLPQGYQVRLPSEAEWEAAASYAPGAPRRTYPWGEPEPTPERAIYDASGLDTPALIGCCPAGAAACGALDMAGNVWEWCGSSHKSYPIGSAVMKEDFTGDKSGYDIPIRGGAYYMGSTSVRCGARDWLNPNSGLDFLGFRLVVAPRSH from the coding sequence ATGAGCGATGCCCCCGACCTTGCCGGCCAGATCGCCTCGCTGCGCGCGACCCTGGCCATCGCGAGCCTCGACCCGCAGACGCGCGCCGGGCTGGCGGCGACTCTGCGCGCGCTTGAGGCCGAGCAGGCCCGCCCGGCCGCGCCGGTGATCCACGCCCCCAGCGCGCAGCGCGATCTCAATATTGCCACCCAGCAGACGATCCATAACTATGGCGCCGGCGCTGCCCCCGACCTGGCCACGCTGCGCCGCGAGTACCTGCTCGGCCTCTCCGGCGCGTGCAGCCGCCTCAGCCTGGCCGACGCCGACAGCAGCAACCCGGCCCGCGCCGCGATTGAGCTGGCCAGCGTCTACACCCGCCTGGAGGTCACCAGCACCGTGCCGCTGACCAAGCAGGAGCAGCAAGAGCGCCTCGGCCAGCAGCAGCGCCAGCTGGCCGCGATCGAGGCGCTGGCCCAGCAGCCGCGCCTGGTGCTGCTGGGCGACCCTGGCGGCGGCAAGAGCACCTTGGTCAACTTCGTGGGCCTATGCCTGGCGCGCGCGGCCCTGGGCGAACATGGCTGGCTGGAGCGGCTGGGCGCGGCCTGGCCGCACGGCGCGCTCACTCCCATCCGCGTGGTGCTGCGCGAGTTCGCGGCCTGGCTGGCTGCGCAGCCCCAGCCGCCCAACCACGGCGACGCCGCGCTGCTCTGGGATTGGCTGGAACACACCACCCGCAGCGCGCCGCTGGTGGCCTGGCTGCGCGCCGAGGTCAGCGGCGGCCGCGCGCTGCTGCTGCTCGACGGCCTCGACGAGGTGCCGAGCGACGCGCAGGGCCAGCCGCTCGCGCGCGTGCGCGAGACTCTGCTGGCGCTTAAGGCGGCGGCCGGCGCAAGCCGCGTGCTGGTTACCTGCCGCGTGCTGGATTACCAGCAGCCCCAGCGCCAGCTGGCCGGCTGGCCCGGCGAGACGATCATCCCGTTCTCAGACGATTTGCGCCAGGAGTTCATTGGCCGCTGGTACGCGGTGCTGGCCGAGCTTGGGCGCCTGCCAAACGGCGACGCCGCGACCCTGTGCGAGCGGCTGCGCGCCGAGGTGCGTGCGCGGCCCGAGCTGCGCCGGCTGGCCGGCAACCCGCTGCTACTCACCATGATGACGCTGCTGCACGCCTACGAGGGTCGCCTGCCCGACGAGCGCGTGCGCCTGTATGAAAAGTGTATCGAGTTCCTGCTGCTGCGCTGGCGGCCCGAGCACGGCGAGCCGGCGCTGCGCGCGCAGCTCGATCTGCCGGAGTGGAGCGAGAGCGACCTGGGCCGGCTGCTCGATCGGCTGGGCTTCGCGGCGCACACGCGTGGCGTGAGTGGCGATGGCGAGAGCGGCGCCGATCTGCCCTACGCCGTGCTGATCGAGACTGCGCGGGCGTTCTTCGCCGGATACGACGCCGAGCGGGCGTTTGGTCGGGCCGAGACCTTCTGCCGCTACGTCAGCCGGTTCGGCAACGGCGTGCTGCAGAAGTTCGGCCCCGACACGTACCGCTTCCCGCACCGCACCTTTCAGGAGTACCTGGCGGCGCGGCGCTTGACCGGCGACGGCGACTGGGGCGCCGGCGAGGCTGAGTTTGTCGAGCGGGCGCTGGCGCGCGCCGGGACCGGGCCGCAGTGGCGCGAGGCGCTGCTGCTGGCGGCCAGCCGGCTGGTGGTGTTGCACGAGCAGATCCGCCCGGCCGCTGACCTGGCCGAGGCGCTGCTCGACGAGCACCCCGAGCGCACGCCTGCGTGGGCGCGTGGCGCGACTCTGGCAGGCGAAGTGTTGGGCGAGGTTGGCAAGGAGCGACTGAGCAGGCTGGGTGTAAAGCGCGCGGCACAGTGGGAGCGCACGCAGGCGGCGCTGGTGACAGTACTGGAGCACCAGGACAGCGCAGGGCAGGCGCTGGTGCCGACGATCGAGCGGGTGCGGGCGGGCTATGCGCTGGCTCAGCTCGGCGATCCGCGCTTCCCGGTCGAGCTGGCGCAGTGGCGCGGCGAGGCGTACCCGGCGGGTTTTGGTGGCTCGGGCTACTGGCAAGCGCTGCCGCAGGGCAGCTACCCAATCGGCGGGTGGGAGCACGGTGAGAATGCCGTACAGCTCCCGTTGCCGGCCTTCTGGATCGCACGCTTTCCGGTTACGGTCGCGCAGTATGCGCCGTTTGTGGCGCAGGGCTACGGCAAGGAAGCTGAGCGCTGGTGGACACCGGAGGGCTGGCGGTGGAAGCAAAAAGAGGCGTGGAAGCAACCATGGCGATGGGATGATCCGCGCTATACCACCGCGAACCAGCCAGTCATCGGCGCCACCTGGTATGAGGCCATGGCCTTCTGTGCCTGGCTGAGCGCGCAGCTGATTGACCAGCTGCCCCAGGGCTACCAGGTACGCCTGCCCAGCGAGGCCGAGTGGGAGGCGGCCGCGAGCTATGCACCCGGCGCACCGCGCCGCACCTACCCATGGGGTGAGCCGGAGCCGACGCCTGAGCGGGCGATCTACGACGCCAGCGGGCTGGATACCCCCGCGCTGATCGGCTGCTGCCCGGCCGGCGCGGCGGCCTGCGGCGCGCTGGACATGGCCGGCAATGTGTGGGAGTGGTGCGGAAGCAGCCATAAATCCTATCCAATCGGGAGCGCTGTGATGAAGGAAGATTTTACAGGAGATAAAAGCGGGTACGATATACCAATACGAGGTGGGGCGTATTACATGGGCAGCACATCTGTTCGCTGCGGGGCGCGGGACTGGCTCAACCCGAACTCCGGGCTCGACTTCCTCGGTTTTCGGTTAGTGGTGGCCCCGCGCTCGCACTAA
- a CDS encoding CHAT domain-containing protein: MSEDQHRAQLQSEIAALQQAIALLAAQPGIRHKLEADLAAKQQALAALQGASSPAPGHGQTIGGNARVGIAIAGDVHGSVINTGTLHGNAIGANYGSAQSDTVYGDQTVNQGPQIYGPIHAQGNVNIATEQTINNAAPPGPPASPAPLATTPPELRLWLEGQDGAPLSALTLDSEAALRVGPAPGAALPDLVLQLEASGAGVEWPDGSRRTFALSGGALARAVRWALIPSRPGPLTLRVLALANDTLVQQLALAVECHPAGAVLSGGAAGTAAPPPTAAVGLQLSSVPSLPAHANALTLVLDREREGMALRLIDGGSASACQLALTDAGLGELLAYARTELLAIVGLIHAGRLVFQQFDLAIPAPIAEQSLARLARLGAYLWQALFAGTGGGRDAEALGERLRARSQAGALHLVIAAAHLPFPWPLLYDRDPSAPITPDGFWGFRHVLTSLPTSGRSGPMAGNLSLGPAERLRALVGLNLTIDQHPQLAAHPVILSQRQLFGELGLISDEVTDEIALRGRLAEGSDAGLVYLFCHMLSALPGTQPARAGATAPGAGSTRIVLTGGKQALALRDLEQAAPLSRAPLLRGGPLVVLNACGSAELSPLTYNAMVPYLLDQGARAVIGTECDTPIYFGAAFGAALLRAVVRERLSVGAALRAARRAFFEQQQNPLGLLYALYGSADLRVQDAQA, from the coding sequence ATGAGCGAAGATCAGCACCGCGCCCAGCTTCAGTCCGAGATCGCCGCGCTTCAGCAGGCGATCGCGCTACTGGCCGCGCAGCCCGGCATTCGCCACAAGCTCGAGGCCGATCTGGCAGCTAAACAGCAGGCGCTTGCCGCGCTGCAGGGCGCATCCTCGCCCGCACCCGGCCACGGCCAGACGATCGGCGGAAACGCGCGGGTCGGCATCGCGATTGCCGGCGATGTGCATGGCAGCGTCATCAACACCGGCACGCTGCATGGCAACGCGATCGGCGCCAACTATGGCAGCGCGCAGAGCGACACCGTGTACGGCGATCAGACCGTCAACCAGGGGCCGCAGATCTATGGGCCGATCCATGCACAGGGCAATGTCAATATCGCCACCGAGCAGACGATCAATAACGCCGCGCCGCCTGGGCCGCCGGCAAGCCCCGCGCCGCTTGCCACCACGCCGCCCGAGCTGCGGCTCTGGCTCGAAGGCCAGGATGGCGCGCCGCTCAGCGCGCTGACGCTCGACTCCGAGGCGGCGCTGCGGGTCGGCCCGGCGCCTGGCGCGGCGCTGCCCGACCTGGTGCTGCAGCTCGAGGCCAGCGGCGCGGGCGTGGAGTGGCCCGACGGCTCGCGGCGCACGTTTGCGCTCAGCGGCGGGGCGCTGGCCCGCGCGGTGCGCTGGGCGCTCATCCCCAGCCGGCCCGGCCCGCTCACGCTGCGCGTGCTGGCGCTGGCGAACGATACGCTGGTTCAGCAGCTGGCGCTGGCGGTCGAGTGCCACCCGGCCGGCGCAGTGCTCTCAGGTGGCGCAGCCGGCACCGCCGCGCCGCCGCCCACCGCTGCAGTTGGCCTGCAGCTGAGCAGCGTGCCGAGCCTGCCGGCGCACGCGAACGCGCTGACGCTGGTGCTCGACCGCGAGCGCGAGGGCATGGCGCTGCGCCTGATCGACGGCGGTAGCGCCAGCGCCTGCCAGCTCGCGCTGACCGACGCCGGCCTGGGCGAGCTGCTGGCCTACGCGCGCACGGAATTGCTGGCGATCGTGGGTTTGATCCACGCCGGCAGGCTGGTCTTTCAGCAGTTCGACCTGGCGATCCCAGCGCCGATCGCCGAGCAGAGCCTGGCGCGGCTGGCGCGGCTGGGCGCATACCTCTGGCAGGCGCTGTTCGCGGGTACCGGCGGCGGCCGCGATGCCGAGGCGCTGGGCGAGCGCCTGCGTGCGCGTAGCCAGGCCGGTGCGCTGCACCTGGTGATCGCCGCCGCGCATCTGCCGTTCCCCTGGCCGCTGCTCTACGACCGCGACCCGAGTGCGCCGATCACGCCCGACGGTTTCTGGGGCTTCCGGCATGTGCTCACCAGCCTGCCCACCAGTGGGCGCAGCGGGCCAATGGCCGGCAACCTGTCGCTGGGGCCGGCCGAGCGGTTGCGCGCGCTGGTCGGGCTGAACCTGACGATCGATCAGCACCCGCAGCTCGCGGCCCACCCGGTCATCCTGTCGCAGCGCCAACTGTTTGGTGAGCTCGGCCTGATCAGCGATGAAGTGACCGACGAGATCGCCCTGCGCGGCCGGCTGGCTGAGGGCAGCGACGCCGGGCTGGTCTACCTGTTCTGCCACATGCTGAGCGCGCTACCGGGCACGCAGCCGGCGCGCGCCGGCGCCACCGCGCCCGGCGCCGGCAGCACCCGCATCGTGCTGACCGGCGGCAAACAGGCGCTGGCGCTGCGTGATCTCGAGCAGGCCGCGCCGCTGAGCAGGGCGCCGCTGCTGCGCGGCGGCCCGCTGGTGGTGCTGAACGCCTGCGGCAGCGCCGAGCTTAGCCCGCTGACCTATAACGCGATGGTGCCCTACCTGCTCGACCAGGGCGCGCGCGCGGTGATCGGCACCGAGTGCGACACGCCGATCTACTTCGGGGCGGCGTTTGGCGCGGCGCTGCTGCGCGCGGTTGTGCGCGAGCGGCTGAGCGTGGGCGCGGCGCTGCGCGCGGCCCGGCGCGCGTTCTTCGAGCAGCAGCAGAATCCGCTCGGGCTGCTGTATGCCCTGTATGGCAGCGCCGATCTGCGGGTGCAGGATGCGCAGGCCTAG
- a CDS encoding SUMF1/EgtB/PvdO family nonheme iron enzyme, with product MSDDANTSPQAMPPEGVDRLRAALAAMAPEDPARQAFETLVQQAGIHGPIVTGGVSSGGDANIGTIQIFNLTPPVAADPHTIRLAWLDRLARFYGESVVVMPGTSADLQPLLDDLRLRLASGVQLWTSDPPAAQLTDLEARSRIALVLLPLSTAPLTYGPWRALPIRWTIAAEAIFGSALTHLVVELQREFRQSTREAFNLRLLNALAQPQYRAGIQRLLADLRDPARGGAAIAANRLARQASPEFVLPAAVAQATQLRLLAAGAAGALAGAGTVVALDLAAHHGDTVLNLLRQLVEQLEPSAAHAAEQPAKQGKQHIAKPDHVRIPASTLSIPISIAQWRDALSHRDTVFGHHGLRAAPMPYWCYMPDGRYRIGGWRTSESVAIVRLTSFWIARFPVTVAQYTPFVAQGYGPGAERWWTAEGWRWKQAQRRSQPDLWDDPRTTAANQPVIGVTWYEAMAFCAWLNEQLAGQLPQGYLVRLPSEAEWEAAASYAPGAPRRTYPWGEPQPTPERAIYDASGLDTPAPVGCCPAGAAACGALDMAGNVWERCGSSHKSYPIGSAVMKEDFTYISLGDVPVRGGAYYSGSTSVRCGARGRYFPDFGYVIIGFRLVVAPRSH from the coding sequence ATGAGTGATGACGCGAACACTAGCCCGCAGGCCATGCCACCCGAAGGTGTCGATCGCCTGCGAGCTGCGCTGGCCGCGATGGCGCCGGAAGATCCTGCCCGCCAGGCCTTCGAGACCCTGGTGCAGCAGGCTGGCATACATGGGCCAATCGTCACCGGCGGCGTCAGCAGCGGCGGCGACGCTAATATCGGCACCATCCAAATCTTCAATCTGACACCACCTGTTGCGGCCGACCCGCATACGATTCGCCTCGCGTGGCTTGATAGGTTGGCAAGATTCTACGGTGAGTCGGTTGTGGTTATGCCCGGCACGAGCGCGGATTTGCAGCCGCTACTCGACGATCTACGCCTCCGCCTGGCGAGCGGGGTGCAGCTCTGGACGAGCGACCCACCAGCTGCACAGCTGACCGATCTCGAGGCGCGCAGTCGCATCGCGCTGGTGCTCTTGCCGCTGTCCACGGCGCCGCTGACTTATGGGCCGTGGCGGGCGCTCCCGATCCGCTGGACGATAGCGGCCGAGGCGATCTTTGGATCCGCACTTACGCACCTGGTGGTCGAACTCCAACGCGAGTTCCGCCAGTCTACGCGCGAGGCGTTCAATCTGCGGCTGCTCAACGCGTTGGCACAGCCGCAGTATCGCGCCGGCATCCAGCGACTGCTTGCCGACCTGCGCGACCCAGCGCGCGGCGGGGCAGCAATCGCGGCCAACCGACTCGCGCGCCAGGCCTCACCTGAGTTTGTGTTACCGGCCGCAGTGGCACAGGCCACACAGCTGCGGCTACTGGCCGCTGGCGCGGCCGGCGCGCTCGCTGGGGCCGGCACGGTCGTCGCGCTGGATCTCGCGGCGCATCACGGTGATACCGTGCTCAACCTCTTGCGGCAGCTGGTCGAGCAGCTGGAACCCAGCGCAGCCCACGCTGCCGAGCAGCCAGCCAAGCAAGGCAAGCAGCACATTGCCAAGCCGGATCATGTGCGCATTCCTGCCAGTACGCTCAGCATTCCCATCTCGATCGCGCAGTGGCGCGATGCGCTGAGCCATCGCGATACCGTGTTCGGGCACCATGGCCTGCGTGCCGCGCCGATGCCATACTGGTGCTATATGCCGGATGGTCGCTACCGGATCGGCGGTTGGAGGACCAGCGAGTCAGTGGCGATAGTGCGGCTGACATCGTTCTGGATCGCGCGCTTTCCGGTCACGGTCGCGCAGTACACCCCGTTTGTGGCGCAGGGCTACGGGCCAGGTGCCGAGCGCTGGTGGACGGCGGAGGGCTGGCGGTGGAAGCAGGCACAACGTCGGAGCCAGCCTGACCTGTGGGACGACCCGCGCACCACTGCGGCCAACCAGCCGGTGATCGGCGTGACATGGTACGAGGCCATGGCCTTCTGCGCCTGGCTGAATGAGCAGCTGGCCGGTCAGCTGCCCCAGGGCTACCTGGTACGCCTACCCAGCGAGGCCGAGTGGGAGGCGGCCGCGAGCTATGCGCCAGGCGCGCCGCGCCGCACCTACCCGTGGGGCGAGCCGCAGCCGACGCCTGAGCGAGCGATCTACGACGCCAGCGGGCTGGATACCCCCGCGCCAGTGGGTTGCTGCCCGGCCGGCGCGGCGGCCTGTGGCGCGCTGGACATGGCCGGCAATGTGTGGGAGCGGTGCGGAAGCAGCCATAAATCCTATCCAATCGGGAGCGCTGTGATGAAGGAAGACTTTACATATATAAGCTTGGGTGATGTACCAGTACGAGGTGGGGCGTATTACAGCGGTAGTACATCTGTTCGCTGCGGGGCGCGGGGCAGGTACTTCCCGGACTTCGGGTACGTCATCATCGGTTTTCGGTTAGTGGTGGCCCCGCGCTCGCACTAA
- a CDS encoding peptidoglycan DD-metalloendopeptidase family protein, whose amino-acid sequence MQAIPMTAFVILLITIFLLPHPGQQSALAGRATANSPVATSAQGYPSGQRPFLTSKPYAASYTQPLWINSFFDHKLPGYSYVENNTAIPSDLHDPTHAMHFLGTNLAEVNGSCTLGASCYSGHDGIDYNTGTQEIIAPADGVIRLGSESSACLVWIDHDASDPLDNTNDFSTLYMHLSSIGQAPDDQRTRPDRSPSTTWVKDDRIKAGQVVGISGNEPCGGTSDGAHLHFGIAAGAAGDRGNPQIFDPFGWWSATADPWIDSRLPALLHGSWQPARSVWAWAAPVNPGAGQPGAWDAEVLAQTDDTDASFQQFGPWTRRAILSGWNALLPNAAANVVPIGSGAWWSRSLQKDAAGTQQNWAIWGLHVPADGQYRIQAFLPNLPPGSPNATSTARYTVHIPTDDTTLSIWQSGAINQQATNAWHDIVDQNNQAVFALRANTVVLVVLSDVTGAADEAVLFDALRLRAETPVQPPPPPTATGQVGFAIDNSSSMREQGKINAVKAELPFWINQLTATGVRFTYALEPFANNTPAVQATTDAEQIKAWIAGLTANDNGIFNGECPEESLGAIAKLAPFVKDGNMLLFTDDLPFAPFTQLAPTFNALSTNKVKLHTIVLPKTCNFGSGNNPAGWLTYRFLSFISGGTYQSVTTDKTAAALQIVLSEMRAQGQLSVATQSATSTTAIQSTTAITYPIEVDSTITQMNALLNILSSTASLQLLRPDGATVSPLDADVVYTDSGSAQYYQISNPTPGTWSAMVISDGEYRFSTSAISTLQFAYLGDTRGTPGAVMELAARLNGPTASANFTLETRDGQPVAAVTLHDDGKLNDLVAGDGLYMGWFTPTQRGDLRMRVTGTTTMGGTFSRVDSRLIRVQGLRVTAPPARTVANGSTTTLSFTVANLDDTAQTYMLSATSNSGWIQIAPPASVTIAAGGSTTINVTIKVPANAAPNSIEKIWLTATLQTDQTIIGEGSVTLFTTLPEEAGSFYSLYMPLARK is encoded by the coding sequence ATGCAAGCGATCCCCATGACCGCCTTTGTGATCTTACTAATCACAATCTTTCTGCTTCCACACCCTGGTCAGCAATCAGCGCTCGCTGGGCGGGCGACCGCCAATTCCCCGGTGGCAACCTCGGCACAGGGCTACCCAAGCGGCCAGCGCCCATTCCTCACCAGCAAGCCATATGCGGCAAGCTACACCCAGCCACTATGGATTAACTCCTTCTTCGACCACAAACTGCCAGGGTATAGCTATGTTGAGAATAATACAGCTATACCAAGCGATCTGCACGATCCCACACACGCCATGCATTTCCTGGGGACGAACCTCGCGGAGGTGAATGGTAGCTGCACGCTTGGTGCCAGCTGCTACTCTGGACATGACGGCATCGACTACAACACGGGCACACAGGAGATAATTGCGCCTGCTGATGGAGTTATTCGGCTTGGTAGCGAGTCGAGCGCATGTTTGGTCTGGATCGATCACGATGCCAGCGACCCGCTCGACAACACCAACGACTTCTCAACGCTGTACATGCACCTCTCCAGCATTGGCCAGGCCCCTGACGATCAGCGTACACGACCTGACCGATCCCCAAGCACAACATGGGTAAAGGATGATCGCATCAAAGCAGGGCAGGTCGTTGGCATCTCCGGCAATGAACCATGCGGCGGCACATCCGACGGCGCGCATCTGCACTTTGGCATCGCGGCCGGCGCCGCAGGAGATCGTGGCAACCCACAAATCTTCGACCCGTTTGGCTGGTGGAGTGCTACTGCCGATCCCTGGATCGACAGCCGCCTCCCGGCGCTGCTTCATGGCTCGTGGCAGCCCGCACGCAGTGTATGGGCTTGGGCGGCACCGGTAAATCCCGGCGCGGGGCAACCTGGTGCCTGGGACGCTGAGGTGCTGGCGCAGACCGATGATACAGATGCCAGCTTCCAGCAATTTGGCCCATGGACTCGCCGCGCTATACTATCTGGCTGGAATGCACTGCTGCCAAATGCAGCCGCAAACGTAGTCCCGATCGGCTCCGGGGCCTGGTGGTCGCGCTCGCTTCAGAAAGATGCCGCCGGCACCCAGCAGAACTGGGCCATTTGGGGGCTGCATGTCCCGGCTGATGGGCAATACCGCATTCAAGCATTCTTGCCTAACCTACCCCCTGGTAGCCCCAATGCAACCAGCACGGCGCGCTATACTGTACATATCCCCACCGATGACACCACACTCTCGATCTGGCAATCCGGCGCGATCAACCAGCAGGCGACAAACGCATGGCACGATATTGTTGACCAGAACAATCAGGCGGTGTTCGCCCTGCGCGCCAACACCGTGGTGCTGGTGGTGCTCAGCGATGTAACCGGCGCCGCCGACGAAGCGGTGCTCTTCGATGCGCTGCGCCTGCGCGCCGAAACACCCGTGCAGCCTCCTCCGCCACCAACGGCAACTGGCCAGGTTGGCTTTGCGATCGACAACTCTAGCAGCATGCGCGAGCAGGGCAAGATCAATGCAGTTAAGGCCGAGCTACCGTTCTGGATCAATCAGCTGACAGCCACCGGCGTGCGATTCACATACGCATTGGAGCCTTTCGCAAACAACACCCCCGCCGTGCAGGCCACCACCGATGCTGAACAGATCAAGGCATGGATCGCCGGCCTGACGGCCAATGACAACGGCATCTTCAACGGCGAATGCCCCGAGGAGTCGCTCGGCGCGATCGCCAAGCTGGCGCCGTTCGTCAAAGACGGCAATATGCTGCTCTTCACCGACGATCTGCCATTTGCTCCCTTCACACAGCTCGCGCCGACTTTCAACGCCCTCTCGACTAATAAGGTCAAGTTGCACACGATCGTGCTGCCCAAGACATGCAACTTTGGCAGCGGGAATAATCCAGCCGGCTGGTTAACCTACCGCTTTCTCTCATTCATCAGCGGCGGCACCTATCAGAGCGTCACCACCGACAAGACTGCCGCCGCGCTTCAGATCGTGCTCAGCGAGATGCGTGCGCAGGGCCAGCTGAGTGTAGCAACCCAATCGGCCACCTCAACGACGGCGATCCAGAGCACCACGGCAATTACCTACCCGATCGAGGTCGATAGCACTATCACGCAGATGAATGCGCTGCTCAACATTCTCAGCAGCACAGCGTCGCTCCAGCTTCTCCGCCCCGATGGCGCAACCGTGAGCCCACTTGACGCCGATGTCGTCTATACCGACAGCGGCAGCGCACAATACTACCAGATCAGTAATCCCACGCCCGGAACCTGGTCGGCAATGGTGATCAGCGATGGAGAGTATCGCTTCTCAACATCGGCGATCAGTACGCTCCAGTTTGCCTACCTCGGCGATACACGTGGGACGCCAGGCGCGGTGATGGAGCTGGCAGCCCGATTAAACGGGCCGACCGCAAGCGCCAACTTCACACTGGAGACGCGCGATGGGCAGCCAGTGGCAGCCGTCACACTGCACGATGATGGCAAACTGAACGACCTGGTCGCTGGGGATGGACTCTACATGGGCTGGTTTACGCCTACGCAGCGCGGCGATCTACGCATGCGTGTGACTGGGACAACCACGATGGGTGGTACCTTCAGCCGTGTCGACTCGCGCCTGATTCGCGTCCAGGGGTTGCGCGTCACCGCACCGCCAGCGCGAACGGTGGCGAACGGCTCAACCACGACGCTCAGCTTTACGGTCGCCAATCTCGACGACACCGCCCAGACGTACATGCTCAGTGCAACATCGAATAGCGGGTGGATCCAGATCGCGCCGCCAGCCAGTGTGACGATCGCTGCTGGAGGTAGTACGACGATCAATGTGACGATCAAGGTACCGGCGAATGCAGCGCCCAACAGCATCGAAAAAATCTGGCTGACCGCAACCCTACAGACTGATCAGACCATCATTGGTGAGGGGAGCGTAACCCTCTTCACTACGCTGCCCGAGGAGGCTGGCAGCTTCTACTCGCTGTACATGCCATTAGCCAGGAAGTAG
- a CDS encoding DUF2277 family protein yields the protein MCRSIKQLRGADQPATEAEIAAAALQFVRKVSGYRTPSRANQAAFEAAVAAVAEATRELLGQLAPAAR from the coding sequence ATGTGCCGAAGTATCAAGCAGCTGCGGGGCGCCGATCAGCCCGCCACCGAGGCCGAGATCGCGGCGGCGGCGCTCCAGTTCGTGCGCAAAGTCAGCGGCTACCGCACGCCCTCGCGCGCTAACCAGGCCGCATTCGAGGCAGCGGTGGCGGCGGTGGCCGAGGCCACGCGCGAGCTGCTGGGCCAGCTTGCGCCAGCGGCCCGATGA